A genomic stretch from Lathyrus oleraceus cultivar Zhongwan6 chromosome 2, CAAS_Psat_ZW6_1.0, whole genome shotgun sequence includes:
- the LOC127120980 gene encoding zinc finger protein ZAT3-like → MREQDNSDHHRNAEFIMKDHHHHRPSSSSLSGKKRRETESSSSGNNNNDNTPRACTECGKKFWSWKALFGHMRCHPERQWRGINPPPNFRRHQQHQQYQQQQPHTHSHSPSQFSIMTQEDHEVAACLLLLANSNSKTNNNSINKTAKLKAVAAVTTVATTVDDSSSVMDQEINNSNTHFVCSCCNKVFGSHQALGGHRASHKNVKGCFANTTSSPTTTVTASTSKMMTWTQQTQGGVGGGEDHAFIGGGGGGGGAGADHHDDEYNHHSTMNLMIVPRDGYNADVEGETVNEISGGGGHKCGICLRVFTTGQALGGHKRCHFDSSNSNSNSVTATTSNKSSFLNVDLNFPFPPLPPPPPSPLDDDDSSPLTLDLKLGL, encoded by the coding sequence ATGAGAGAACAAGATAATTCCGATCATCACAGAAATGCAGAATTCATCATGAAAGATCACCATCATCACCGTCCATCTTCTTCTTCACTCTCCGGAAAAAAGAGAAGAGAAACCGAATCGTCTTCATCAGGTAACAACAACAACGATAACACTCCTCGTGCTTGTACTGAATGCGGCAAGAAATTCTGGTCATGGAAAGCTCTTTTTGGTCACATGCGTTGCCATCCTGAACGTCAATGGCGAGGCATCAATCCTCCTCCGAATTTCCGACGACATCAACAgcatcaacaatatcaacaacaacaaccgcatACTCACAGTCACAGTCCTTCTCAGTTTTCAATCATGACGCAGGAAGATCACGAAGTTGCTGCTTGTTTGCTTTTACTTGCAAATTCAAATTCGAAGACGAACAACAACAGCATCAACAAAACCGCTAAGCTTAAGGCGGTTGCGGCAGTTACTACGGTGGCTACTACTGTGGATGATTCATCGTCGGTTATGGATCAAGAGATTAACAATAGTAATACTCATTTTGTGTGTTCGTGTTGTAACAAGGTTTTTGGATCGCATCAGGCTCTTGGAGGACACAGAGCGAGTCACAAGAATGTCAAGGGCTGTTTCGCCAATACAACTTCTTCACCAACAACAACAGTAACCGCTTCCACTAGTAAGATGATGACGTGGACACAACAAACTCAAGGCGGAGTTGGCGGAGGAGAAGATCATGCTTTTATCGGTGGCGGTGGTGGTGGTGGCGGTGCTGGTGCTGATCATCATGATGATGAATATAACCACCACTCGACGATGAATTTGATGATTGTACCTCGTGACGGTTACAATGCTGACGTGGAAGGGGAAACGGTTAATGAAATTAGTGGAGGAGGAGGACATAAGTGTGGAATATGTTTGAGGGTATTTACAACTGGACAAGCACTTGGTGGACATAAGAGGTGTCATTTTGATTCATCTAATTCTAATTCTAATTCTGTTACAGCAACAACTTCTAACAAATCATCATTTCTTAATGTTGATTTGAATTTCCCTTTTCCTCCTCTCCCTCCTCCACCACCTTCTCCtcttgatgatgatgattctTCACCTCTTACTCTTGATTTGAAGTTAGGACTTTGA